The Blastocatellia bacterium genome has a segment encoding these proteins:
- a CDS encoding methyltransferase domain-containing protein has translation MKVSSLQLLCCPACGGSLSLGASAAHDPVHSGQLACAKCGKNFAIKDGIARFIKPDELVGSNKKHEKLNNLFSYICTPATRLMFALCGGEDRARAECLDRLDLRPGGRVLEIGLGTGDNLPYLIKRVGNAEIFGIDISHSMLEHCVRNLRKWHLAAELFLAEAEHLPFRDHSFDCVYHLGAINFFTDQQRAIAEMIRVAKPGTKVVIVDENERALRVLDKFALQLMIGKRKEVVPPIDYVPKTMQDIRLDEIWKGYGYLIEFRTPLG, from the coding sequence ATGAAAGTGAGTTCATTGCAATTGTTATGTTGCCCAGCTTGTGGCGGCTCGTTGTCGCTCGGTGCGTCGGCGGCTCACGACCCGGTCCACAGTGGGCAGCTTGCGTGCGCCAAATGTGGGAAAAACTTTGCCATTAAAGACGGCATCGCGCGGTTCATCAAACCGGACGAATTGGTCGGGTCCAACAAGAAGCATGAAAAACTGAACAACCTGTTTTCCTATATCTGCACGCCTGCCACACGGCTCATGTTTGCGCTGTGTGGCGGCGAGGACCGCGCGCGGGCTGAATGTCTCGACCGGCTCGATCTTCGTCCTGGCGGGCGGGTGTTGGAGATTGGCCTTGGCACGGGCGATAACTTACCCTATCTGATCAAGCGGGTGGGCAACGCCGAGATTTTCGGGATTGATATTTCTCACAGCATGTTGGAGCACTGCGTGCGAAACCTCAGGAAGTGGCATCTGGCGGCAGAGCTTTTCCTGGCCGAAGCGGAGCACTTGCCGTTTCGCGATCATTCATTCGATTGCGTCTACCATCTTGGCGCGATCAATTTTTTCACTGATCAGCAGCGAGCCATTGCTGAGATGATTCGCGTGGCCAAACCGGGCACCAAGGTGGTCATTGTGGACGAAAACGAAAGAGCGCTAAGGGTGCTCGATAAATTTGCTCTCCAACTGATGATTGGCAAACGAAAAGAGGTTGTGCCGCCGATTGACTATGTGCCCAAGACAATGCAAGACATCCGGCTCGATGAGATTTGGAAAGGGTACGGCTATCTGATCGAGTTTCGCACGCCGCTCGGTTAA
- a CDS encoding 2-oxo acid dehydrogenase subunit E2: protein MMREKGDQIIRAEYSQRVLMDVLEAARRPDSHAVVMVDLSAAEAFRRRYKEAHGISLTTVHLLIKALALMIEENPWMNYMVDGYKIIKPSTIDIGVSAAAEEGVTPVVVIREANRKSLREISEELKAKAAEAVQLEKQNLERLNRLGRLIPVGCLRRPLIRFVARRYWVRRRLIGTAQITSLGFKDLAFHLPTHMGTTMLLSVGGVTRRPVVVGDKIEIRPTAYLAFQVDTRVLNAKKALRAFRRFRQWLESPEALDVAERAVNQQAATTARCAQTEDETAVGLEHDMEHSSSTS from the coding sequence ATGATGAGAGAAAAAGGTGACCAAATCATCCGCGCTGAGTATAGCCAACGGGTGTTGATGGACGTGTTGGAGGCCGCGCGCCGACCCGATAGCCACGCTGTGGTCATGGTTGACCTGTCGGCAGCCGAAGCGTTCCGACGACGGTATAAGGAGGCCCACGGCATTTCGTTGACGACTGTTCATCTTTTGATCAAGGCATTGGCGTTGATGATTGAAGAAAATCCCTGGATGAATTACATGGTGGATGGCTACAAAATCATCAAGCCGTCCACGATTGATATTGGCGTGTCAGCGGCAGCCGAAGAAGGCGTCACGCCGGTCGTGGTGATCCGCGAAGCCAATAGGAAATCGCTTCGAGAGATTAGCGAGGAACTGAAGGCCAAAGCCGCCGAGGCTGTTCAATTAGAGAAGCAAAATCTGGAAAGGTTGAATCGTCTGGGCCGGCTGATTCCAGTTGGATGTCTGCGTCGGCCATTGATCCGATTTGTGGCGCGACGGTATTGGGTGCGCCGCCGACTGATTGGCACGGCGCAAATCACAAGTCTGGGATTCAAAGACCTCGCCTTTCATCTGCCCACTCACATGGGCACAACCATGTTGTTGAGTGTGGGCGGTGTGACGCGCCGGCCTGTGGTCGTCGGTGATAAGATCGAGATTCGTCCGACCGCCTATCTGGCATTTCAGGTAGACACGCGCGTGTTGAACGCGAAGAAGGCGCTGCGCGCGTTTCGTCGCTTCCGCCAGTGGCTTGAATCGCCGGAAGCGTTGGACGTTGCTGAGCGAGCGGTGAACCAGCAGGCCGCGACCACAGCGCGATGCGCTCAGACCGAAGATGAAACGGCAGTGGGGCTAGAACACGACATGGAACATTCGTCGTCA